TCGTCCTGCCGAAAGTGGCCGATCCGCTGGTCCATCACCTGAAGCACACCAACGCACTTCGTCGGTCCCTGTAGGATCGGAACGATAAGCATCGAACGCGGCGCATAGTCCGTGCGGCATGCAATGGCCCGCGCGAAATCGGCCTCGTCGTGCGTGTCGTGAACGCACACCGGCAGATGCGTCGCAAAGACCCGCCCGCAAAGGCCGTGATCGGCGGCGATTCGCAACTGCTGCGGCCAATGCTCCAGCCCCTCGGCCACCTCGGTCCAAAGTTCACCTTTCGAGGCATCGTGAAGAAAAAGAGACGACCGATCGGCGTCGAACGCCCAGGTGACCTGCTCGATGATCGTCCGCATCAGTGCGCGGCTGTCGCGCGTGGAGCCGATCGCCCGGCTCACCTGCATGAGAACGGAGAGCCACCGCTCCTGGCGCTCGTGGCCGCACCCGGACCGCTGCCCGCTGACTGGGACTGTCGATTCAATCAGAGTCACGTTGCAAGGATACAATTCGGCAAAATGGGATAACTGCTCGGACTCTCGGAAGACAATCCCGCAAACGAACAGTCCCCTCGGATGCTTTTGCGGACCTATGCGAGCGCCGCAAATTGTCGGACCCTGCCATCATCCGGGGATTCCGAGAAAGTCGCGCGCCTCGGTGGCGTTTCACTTAACGAGCCGATAGTCGAGCACGGGTCTCAAATCGTCCCACCCCAAAAAGAGGAGTCCCGGTAAGTCGCCATCAGGCATCCCAACTGCCGCTGATTGCCGTACGGCTCATTCCTCCCCTCACGTCGCTTCCCGCCCCCATTCACTTCTATGTCACCGCGCAGGATTACAAGAAACTCGAAACCGAAATGATGTTCGAAGGCGGCAGTCGCCTGACAAGAGCGAGCAGGGACTCCTTTCTTAGCGCAGGCTTCACAATCTGCAAACCATCACCCAACTCAAAGGACGAAACGGAATGCAGATGCGATTTCACATGACGCAAGGAATAGACATGGCAGCGACATCTACCTACGGCCCATCGCGCAATTGAGCCGGCGCCGGCCTTCTTGTGATATCTGACCCTGCAGGAAGGATTGGAACCGACCCGTCTAAATCCATCGGACGGAGCGATGGGCCATTGAAATTCAGTGTGTGTAAATGCACAGCGCGAGCCACGCTTTTTCGAAAGGAAGTTGAGAAATGACTCCCAATCTTTCGCGCCGCGAAGCCGTGCGCCAACTGGCCGCCGCAGGAATCATCCTCGGAACCGGCAAAGCTGCCTGGGCCGAGGACGATGCATCTCCCAAGCCGGCCTACCCTCCCGCGAAAAAGAAAGTGGAAAAGGGCCCCCGACTCGACCTTGATCTCGTCCGGGAATTCGTCGGCGCTGCGCACGGCGACTTGGAAAAGACCAAAAAGCTCCTCGCCGAAAAGCCGTCGCTGATCAATGCGACTCACGACTGGAGCGGTGGCGACTGGGAAACCGCCCTGGGCGGCGCGTCTCACATGGGTCGTCGGGACATCGCCGAATTTCTCCTGGCGAACAATGCCCGACTCGACATCTTCGCCGCGACCATGCTAGGCAAGCTCGAAGTCGTGAAGGCCGTCTTCGAAGCCTTCCCTGACACGCTCTCCGTTCCCGGCCCACACGGAATTCCCCTGATCCGCCACGCCGAAGCCGGCCGGAGCGAGGCGGCGCCGGTGCTGGAGTTTCTCCGAAGCATCGAATCGGCACGAAAAAGCTAAGCGGATACTCCGCCGAACGAGCCCGCGAATCTCCGCGCGCCCTTAAGACGGAATCGGTACGTTTCGCTGCGCCGCGATTTCCTCCGCGCGCTCATACCCCGCGTCGACATGCCGAAAGACCCCCATCGCCGGGTCACAGGTCAGCACGCGCTCCAGCCGTGCGTCCGCCAGCTTCGTCCCGTCGGCCACGCAGACCATCCCCGCGTGAATCGAGTAGCCGATCCCCACGCCTCCGCCGTGGTGCACGCTCACCCAGCTCGCCCCGCAGGCCGTGTTCGCCAGCGCATTGAGAATCGGCCAGTCGGCGATGGCGTCGCTGCCGTCTTTCATCCCCTCCGTCTCGCGATTCGGCGACGCCACGCTGCCGCAGTCCAGATGATCGCGCCCGATCACGATCGGCGCCTTCACCTTCCCGCTCCGCACCAGCTCGTTAAACGCCAGCCCCGCCTTCGCCCGCTCGCCGTAGCCCAGCCAGCAGATGCGACACGGCAATCCCTGAAACTTCACTCGCTCGCCCGCCAGCTTAATCCACCGCGCCAGGTGCTCGTTCTGCGGGAACAATTCAAGAATCACGCGGTCCGTCACGGCAATGTCCGCCGGATCGCCGGATAGCGCGCACCACCGAAACGGCCCCGATCCCTCGCAAAACAGCGGCCGAATGTACTCCGGAACGAAACCGGGAATATCAAACGCCTTGGCAACCCCCGCCTGCTTCGCGTGCGCGCGAATGTTATTGCCATAGTCAAACGTAATCGCCCCGGCCTTCTGCATGTCCAGCATCGCCTGCACGTGCGCCCCCATCGACGCCATCGACATTTCGACATATTTCTCCGGTTGGCTCGCTCGCAGCTTCAGCGCCTCGCCGTACGAAACCTGGTGCGGCACATAACCGGCAAGCGGATCGTGCGCGCTCGTCTGGTCGGTCAGCAGGTCCGGCGTGATTCCCCGTCGCGCCATCTCCGGCAGAATCGTCGCCGCATTGCCGAGCAGGCCCACCGAAAGCGCCCGCCGCTCCCGCTTCGCCTTCTCAACGCGCGACAGGGCATCGTCCAAATCCGTGCACGACTCGTCGAGATACTTCGTCTGCAGCCGTCGCTCAATCCGATGCGAGTCCACCTCCACGCAAAGACACGCCGCCCCCTGCATCGTCGCTGCCAGCGGTTGCGCACCGCCCATGCCGCCGAGGCCCGCCGTCACCACCAGCCGCCCCGCCAGATCGCCGCCGAAGTGCCGCCGCGCCGCCGCCCCGAATGTCTCATACGTCCCCTGCAAAATCCCCTGCGTCCCGATGTAGATCCAACTCCCCGCCGTCATCTGGCCGTACATCGTCAGGCCCATCGCCTCCAGCCGGCGAAACTCGTCCCAGTTTGCCCAATGCGGAACCAGCATCGAATTCGATATCAACACGCGCGGCGCCATCTCGTGCGTGCGCACAACGCCCACCGCCCGGCCGCTCTGCACCAGCAGCGTCTCATCGTTTGCCAGTCCGCGCAGGCCCCGCACGATGCGATCGAAATCCGGCCACGATCGAGCCGCCTTTCCCGTCCCGCCATAGACGATGAGGTTCGCCGGGTCCTCCGCGACGTCCGGATCGAGATTGTTATGAAGCATCCGCAGGGCAGCTTCCTGATGCCAGCCCTTGCAGGAAAGCTGCGTCCCGGTCGGGGCGTGGATGGTTCGTGCGGTGGATGGCCTCTGTTGCGTGGTCGTCATGATCTAACTCCAGGCTCTCGCGCCGGTCCGGATACGGGGAGTCTCGCTCCACGATCCATCGCCGCTGCGACTCATAATCCACCGTCACAATACCTGCAAAACGAGACGCTCGCCCGGTCACGATTGATTCGTGACGCTCCGATGGCCTATTATAAGCAAAGGGTCAGATCGCAGTGAGGGGTGCCCGCGCGCCTTGCGCTCGGAAGGAATTCCCGCCACCTCATCTACCCTTGTTTTTTGGAAAATGCGCGGCCGCGCAGTTCCGATGGGTAGGAGCGGGAGCCTCCATGCGAGCGGGATTTAAGTCTGCCATTCTTGTCGTTTCGGTGATGTGCGTTCGCGCCTCGCTCCTCCATGCCCAGGTCCCGATGAGCACCAACATCCTGAATTTCAGGATGCCCGGCACGCAACCGGGAGGCCTGACCGACCTCTTCGCCAGTTCCAGTAGCTGCCAGTCGTGTCACGGCGGCACCGTCCCCGGCGTCGGCGATCCCGTACCGATCTTCGACGATTGGACCGGCAGCCTCATGTCCCAGGCCGCGCGCGA
This genomic stretch from Planctomycetia bacterium harbors:
- a CDS encoding ankyrin repeat domain-containing protein; amino-acid sequence: MEKGPRLDLDLVREFVGAAHGDLEKTKKLLAEKPSLINATHDWSGGDWETALGGASHMGRRDIAEFLLANNARLDIFAATMLGKLEVVKAVFEAFPDTLSVPGPHGIPLIRHAEAGRSEAAPVLEFLRSIESARKS
- the hutU gene encoding urocanate hydratase translates to MTTTQQRPSTARTIHAPTGTQLSCKGWHQEAALRMLHNNLDPDVAEDPANLIVYGGTGKAARSWPDFDRIVRGLRGLANDETLLVQSGRAVGVVRTHEMAPRVLISNSMLVPHWANWDEFRRLEAMGLTMYGQMTAGSWIYIGTQGILQGTYETFGAAARRHFGGDLAGRLVVTAGLGGMGGAQPLAATMQGAACLCVEVDSHRIERRLQTKYLDESCTDLDDALSRVEKAKRERRALSVGLLGNAATILPEMARRGITPDLLTDQTSAHDPLAGYVPHQVSYGEALKLRASQPEKYVEMSMASMGAHVQAMLDMQKAGAITFDYGNNIRAHAKQAGVAKAFDIPGFVPEYIRPLFCEGSGPFRWCALSGDPADIAVTDRVILELFPQNEHLARWIKLAGERVKFQGLPCRICWLGYGERAKAGLAFNELVRSGKVKAPIVIGRDHLDCGSVASPNRETEGMKDGSDAIADWPILNALANTACGASWVSVHHGGGVGIGYSIHAGMVCVADGTKLADARLERVLTCDPAMGVFRHVDAGYERAEEIAAQRNVPIPS